The following are from one region of the Rhizobacter sp. AJA081-3 genome:
- a CDS encoding TIGR03016 family PEP-CTERM system-associated outer membrane protein: MAVLIGLGAFGDHVGAQALRIQPEVESTVTVTNNASFTSRDQAQSDTIISVNPRLHVTSRGGRAAIEGTFGLEAVTYVNNAQDSIVRPRGSLSLRSQLVERLMYLDASVTADRISADPFAARPESATAFNDYTQMRYRFTPYIERELTPSLSLLARTDHIVTRRVGSPTGAASTEVARDSHEQEQTLRLAQRPQPFGWTAELTRQETRLRYSDQAILTQTAARAIGTYAVGPQLIVGVSVGRENNEYSLIDRSDSIVGVRLNWQPNERGEVNASIEKRFFGTGGDLEWRQRSPFLGFSIRANRTPVAQSGSHLFGAAGDNLVSLLDGVLTTRYPDPGQRSTAVNDLVRQLNLPGTLTGPVELYTSYAQLQDNVSATALFFGRLTTASATVFGRRRTRLADVEDVLAPASLSSDNVQYGVEIDVSRRLSPVLTADGGIRYTRIEGLGIRDGQASRDAAIRFGMTRIVSINTRISAGLRYQTVSSSVTSPANEMAVVGALLHRF, encoded by the coding sequence GTGGCCGTCCTGATTGGGCTGGGTGCCTTTGGCGATCACGTCGGCGCGCAGGCGTTGCGCATTCAGCCGGAGGTCGAGAGTACGGTCACCGTGACCAACAACGCCTCGTTCACCTCCCGTGACCAGGCCCAGTCCGACACGATCATCAGCGTGAATCCGCGCCTTCATGTGACCTCTCGCGGGGGGCGGGCAGCCATCGAGGGGACCTTCGGACTCGAGGCTGTCACCTACGTCAACAACGCGCAGGACTCGATCGTCCGCCCGCGTGGCTCACTCAGTCTGCGAAGCCAGCTGGTCGAGCGCTTGATGTATCTCGACGCATCGGTGACTGCCGATCGCATCAGCGCAGATCCCTTTGCAGCACGGCCGGAGAGTGCGACTGCATTCAACGACTACACGCAGATGCGGTACCGCTTCACGCCGTACATCGAGCGCGAGCTGACGCCGTCGCTGTCCCTGCTGGCTCGAACCGATCACATCGTCACGCGGCGCGTGGGTTCGCCCACGGGTGCGGCCTCGACCGAAGTGGCGCGCGATTCGCACGAGCAGGAGCAGACCCTGCGTCTTGCGCAGCGCCCGCAGCCGTTCGGCTGGACCGCCGAACTCACCCGTCAGGAGACTCGACTTCGCTACTCGGACCAGGCCATCCTGACGCAGACCGCCGCGCGGGCGATCGGCACCTATGCCGTCGGACCTCAGTTGATCGTCGGAGTCAGCGTCGGCCGCGAGAACAACGAGTATTCTTTGATCGACCGTTCAGATTCGATCGTGGGTGTCAGGCTCAACTGGCAGCCGAACGAGCGTGGTGAAGTGAACGCATCGATCGAGAAGCGCTTCTTCGGCACGGGTGGCGACCTCGAGTGGCGCCAGCGCTCGCCGTTCCTCGGCTTCTCGATCCGTGCGAACCGCACGCCGGTGGCTCAGTCCGGCTCCCATCTCTTCGGGGCAGCCGGCGACAATCTCGTGAGCTTGCTCGACGGGGTGCTGACGACCCGCTATCCCGACCCCGGCCAACGCAGCACGGCTGTGAATGACCTGGTTCGGCAACTGAACCTCCCAGGCACATTGACTGGCCCGGTCGAGCTGTACACCAGCTATGCCCAGCTGCAGGACAACGTCTCCGCCACCGCACTCTTCTTCGGGCGCCTGACAACGGCGTCCGCGACCGTCTTCGGCCGCCGGCGCACGCGACTGGCGGACGTGGAGGATGTCCTTGCACCGGCCTCACTTTCATCCGACAACGTTCAGTATGGCGTTGAGATCGACGTGTCGCGGCGGCTGTCCCCGGTGCTGACGGCTGACGGCGGCATTCGCTATACGCGCATCGAAGGCCTCGGCATCCGCGACGGGCAGGCCAGCCGCGACGCCGCGATCCGCTTCGGCATGACCCGGATCGTGAGCATCAACACCCGAATCAGCGCGGGGCTGCGATACCAGACGGTGTCGTCGTCCGTGACGAGCCCGGCGAACGAGATGGCCGTCGTCGGGGCCTTGTTGCACCGGTTCTGA
- a CDS encoding XrtA-associated tyrosine autokinase — translation MSIIEQATKRLEQLRQAGVEVSWQQQTAVPAAGASADVAARASRQDAGDALVRKTPAEPASPPKASKSIELDLQKLAESLMLVPGNQHQELAAEFRGIKRPLVANLVSGAGAALPGSNLIVVTSAVPGEGKTFCAINLALSMAAEVDKTVLLVDADVLKPSVASRLGIEARAGLLDLLSNPSIDLSDLLLKTNIPKFTVLPAGKPRADSAELLAGGHMKQLFDELAQRYPDRIIIVDAPPLLPTTEARTLATRAGQVVMIVDAGSTSQGVLTEAFGTIKDCKNVMSILNRRSGILRNYGNGYGYGD, via the coding sequence GTGAGCATCATTGAACAGGCAACCAAGCGACTGGAGCAACTGCGCCAGGCCGGCGTCGAAGTGTCCTGGCAGCAGCAGACGGCTGTCCCAGCAGCCGGTGCATCGGCAGACGTCGCTGCCCGCGCCTCGCGGCAAGACGCGGGCGATGCCCTTGTCAGGAAAACGCCCGCCGAACCGGCTTCGCCGCCCAAGGCATCGAAGTCGATCGAACTCGATCTCCAGAAGTTGGCGGAGTCGCTCATGCTGGTGCCGGGCAATCAGCACCAGGAGCTCGCTGCCGAGTTCCGGGGTATCAAGCGACCGCTCGTCGCCAATCTCGTCAGCGGGGCCGGCGCAGCGCTTCCGGGCAGCAATCTCATCGTGGTGACAAGTGCCGTGCCGGGCGAAGGAAAGACCTTCTGCGCGATCAATCTGGCGCTGAGCATGGCTGCGGAGGTGGACAAGACGGTGCTCTTGGTGGACGCCGATGTGCTGAAACCCTCCGTGGCCAGCCGACTCGGTATCGAGGCCCGTGCGGGCCTGCTCGATTTGCTGTCGAATCCGAGCATCGACCTGTCCGACTTGCTGTTGAAGACGAATATCCCCAAGTTCACGGTGCTGCCGGCCGGCAAGCCGCGCGCCGACTCGGCGGAACTGCTGGCGGGTGGGCACATGAAGCAGCTCTTCGATGAGCTGGCACAGCGCTACCCAGATCGCATCATCATAGTGGACGCCCCGCCCCTGTTGCCTACGACCGAGGCGCGTACGCTGGCGACCCGTGCAGGGCAGGTTGTGATGATCGTCGATGCCGGAAGCACGTCGCAGGGCGTCCTGACCGAGGCCTTCGGGACGATCAAGGACTGCAAGAACGTGATGTCGATCCTCAATCGCCGCAGCGGCATCCTGCGCAACTATGGCAATGGTTATGGCTACGGCGACTGA
- a CDS encoding XrtA/PEP-CTERM system-associated ATPase, with product MYESHFGLSAPPFQLSPDPSFYFDSKGHSNALAYLRFGAYQGEGFIVVTGEIGAGKTTLVRALLSELNTDKVVAAQVVSTQLEAGDLLRSILTAFGVSSAGLTKAQLIASLEAFLTLLATRGQRALLIIDEAQNLNLEAVEEMRMLSNFQFDQHALLQSFLVGQPELRRLLQSKSMEQLRQRVIASCHLGPLDLPETRAYVEHRLRKVGWEDRPHFEPEAFDVIHAATGGIPRRINVLCNRVMLAAFLAENDQITAESVKGVADDLRAEVGEQASVGQAPRGPVAAPSAVKALPSAAEVMRLHRTPGAKPERPVLLVADSPIDYLKLRALAARLEAAGSTCAPVLVSSRSLRDVRSDETAADALPAPMLEVCLNAGTNEGAEMVAQVLLRFDAQIVDLAPAAVAVIGNGDAVLACALAANLRGIPLLRLDGGLREAPTSSPGGANPALVDRLASAVFTRSVNSHYALYREGIPSERVQCVGSLFGALLESTRAALPEAAEVLRRFGLPTAALDTARPFALLSLTGTAEASMASRLEALFAQIKGSIPMLWVADRSTADAIRTAALESRLERHRVTLLPSLGLLDGLALMSRASLVIGDARARWVEEAACLGKPYLELADDGANAASLARAVDEILAGEPVAGEPSADQRAVEAVLQWLAVLETEPAHGARAAQEPGRKR from the coding sequence ATGTACGAATCGCATTTCGGGCTGAGTGCCCCTCCGTTCCAGCTCAGTCCCGACCCGAGCTTCTACTTCGACAGCAAGGGCCACAGCAATGCGCTCGCATATCTGCGCTTCGGGGCTTACCAGGGCGAGGGCTTCATCGTCGTCACCGGAGAGATCGGTGCGGGCAAGACGACGCTGGTGCGGGCGCTGCTGTCCGAGCTGAACACCGACAAGGTCGTCGCCGCTCAGGTGGTGAGCACGCAACTCGAGGCCGGGGACCTGCTGCGTTCGATTCTCACCGCCTTCGGCGTGAGCTCGGCCGGTTTGACGAAGGCCCAGCTGATCGCTTCGCTCGAGGCCTTCCTGACTCTGCTTGCAACGCGCGGCCAGCGGGCGCTTCTGATCATCGACGAGGCCCAGAACCTGAACCTGGAGGCTGTCGAAGAGATGCGCATGCTGTCGAACTTCCAGTTCGATCAGCATGCACTGCTGCAGAGCTTCCTGGTGGGGCAACCTGAACTGCGGCGCTTGCTCCAGTCGAAGTCGATGGAGCAGTTGCGACAGCGTGTCATCGCGTCCTGCCACCTCGGGCCGCTCGATCTGCCGGAAACCCGCGCCTATGTCGAACACCGGCTGCGCAAGGTAGGCTGGGAGGACAGGCCGCATTTCGAGCCCGAAGCCTTCGACGTGATTCATGCGGCGACGGGCGGCATTCCGCGGCGCATCAACGTCCTGTGCAACCGGGTCATGCTGGCGGCCTTCCTGGCTGAGAACGACCAGATCACCGCAGAGTCGGTGAAGGGCGTGGCCGATGATCTTCGCGCCGAAGTCGGGGAGCAGGCCAGCGTGGGTCAGGCGCCCCGCGGGCCGGTTGCCGCACCATCTGCCGTCAAGGCGTTGCCGTCGGCCGCCGAGGTGATGAGGCTTCACCGCACGCCGGGTGCGAAGCCTGAGCGGCCTGTGCTGCTGGTGGCGGATTCGCCGATCGACTACCTGAAGTTGCGAGCCCTCGCGGCCAGACTCGAAGCCGCAGGCTCGACCTGCGCGCCGGTCCTCGTGTCCTCGCGCAGCTTGCGTGACGTGCGCAGCGATGAAACCGCTGCCGATGCGTTGCCCGCACCCATGCTTGAGGTCTGCCTCAATGCAGGCACGAACGAGGGTGCGGAGATGGTCGCGCAGGTTCTGCTTCGATTCGACGCCCAGATCGTCGATCTGGCCCCTGCGGCCGTGGCCGTCATCGGCAATGGCGATGCCGTGCTGGCCTGTGCCCTGGCTGCGAACCTGCGAGGCATCCCGTTGCTCCGACTCGATGGCGGACTGCGTGAAGCGCCCACGTCGTCGCCGGGCGGCGCCAATCCCGCGCTGGTCGATCGGCTGGCTTCGGCGGTGTTCACTCGCAGCGTGAACTCGCACTACGCGCTGTACCGCGAAGGAATCCCCTCGGAACGCGTGCAGTGTGTTGGGAGTCTGTTCGGTGCCTTGCTCGAGTCCACCCGCGCAGCGCTGCCGGAAGCGGCAGAAGTCCTGCGCCGATTCGGGCTGCCCACTGCGGCGCTCGACACCGCCCGACCCTTCGCATTGCTGTCGCTGACCGGTACCGCGGAGGCTTCGATGGCCAGCCGGCTCGAAGCACTCTTTGCTCAGATCAAGGGAAGCATCCCCATGCTCTGGGTCGCCGATCGGTCGACGGCCGATGCGATCCGCACGGCCGCGCTCGAGAGCCGGCTCGAACGCCATCGCGTCACGCTGCTGCCGTCGCTCGGACTTCTCGACGGCTTGGCGCTGATGTCGCGTGCGAGCCTGGTGATCGGCGACGCGAGGGCAAGGTGGGTCGAAGAGGCCGCCTGCCTCGGAAAGCCTTACCTGGAACTGGCTGACGACGGCGCCAATGCTGCGTCCCTGGCTCGAGCCGTCGACGAAATCCTCGCCGGAGAGCCGGTTGCGGGCGAGCCTTCTGCCGACCAGCGTGCGGTCGAGGCGGTGCTGCAGTGGCTGGCCGTACTCGAGACCGAGCCGGCGCACGGCGCGCGAGCAGCGCAGGAGCCGGGCCGGAAGCGATGA
- a CDS encoding polysaccharide deacetylase family protein has translation MIAKRELAAQLVVRAGLARPLGAVYSATLHRVKVLAYHRVVPRVDENSFPFDLELVSAWQEEFDWQVRFLAANHEVITCRDLAGLLDAGRPVPRGAVIITFDDGYRDNHDVVLPILKQYRVPAVVFVATGYMDASETYWYDQIVNELLRTKATHLPLAEGAPELDIRGDHAARRSAAVRALAHLKTLSDGARQETLRRWRDLMAVESPAGCAGLDGPMSWAQVRALSDAGVEIGSHSVTHPVLAKLTDNAKLEHELFESKAQIEVHTGKPVVALAYPVGGPGAYSDRVIDVARRAGYRFGFTYESGVIDPAHLDAFRLRRLAVERYVSRERFRAMMAVPPLFA, from the coding sequence GTGATCGCCAAGCGCGAACTTGCCGCACAACTGGTGGTCCGGGCCGGCCTGGCCCGGCCGCTGGGGGCCGTCTATTCGGCGACGCTGCATCGGGTGAAGGTGCTTGCCTATCACCGCGTGGTGCCTCGCGTGGACGAGAACAGTTTTCCGTTTGACCTCGAACTCGTCAGCGCCTGGCAGGAGGAGTTCGATTGGCAGGTGCGTTTCCTGGCCGCCAATCATGAGGTCATCACCTGCCGCGACCTGGCCGGACTGCTGGATGCCGGCCGGCCCGTGCCGCGGGGTGCCGTCATCATCACCTTCGACGACGGCTACCGCGACAACCATGACGTGGTGCTGCCGATCCTGAAGCAGTACCGCGTGCCGGCGGTGGTGTTCGTGGCGACCGGCTACATGGACGCCAGCGAGACCTACTGGTACGACCAGATCGTCAACGAGTTGCTGCGCACGAAGGCGACGCATCTCCCCCTGGCGGAAGGCGCACCGGAACTCGATATCCGGGGCGATCACGCGGCCCGTCGGAGTGCTGCCGTTCGTGCGCTCGCGCATCTCAAGACCTTGTCCGACGGCGCTCGACAGGAGACCCTGCGCCGCTGGCGCGACCTGATGGCGGTGGAGTCGCCCGCCGGTTGTGCCGGCCTCGATGGCCCGATGAGCTGGGCGCAGGTCAGAGCCCTCTCCGACGCCGGCGTCGAGATCGGCTCGCACTCGGTGACTCACCCGGTACTCGCCAAGCTGACCGACAACGCAAAGCTCGAGCACGAGCTGTTCGAGTCCAAGGCGCAGATCGAAGTCCACACGGGCAAGCCGGTGGTGGCGTTGGCGTATCCGGTGGGCGGGCCCGGCGCCTACAGCGATCGGGTCATCGATGTCGCGCGACGCGCCGGCTACCGGTTCGGCTTCACCTACGAGTCCGGCGTCATCGACCCGGCCCACCTGGATGCCTTCCGGCTGCGCCGGCTGGCGGTGGAGCGGTATGTGTCGCGCGAGCGCTTCCGGGCCATGATGGCTGTGCCGCCCTTGTTCGCATAG
- a CDS encoding glycosyltransferase codes for MRLRVLIVTNLFADPFNASRATFNQQQFGRLAGQVDLTVMVPVSWLEVIRQPLAYRRLRRETLERWPFADYVIYWYVPGIGRRFHAAFLFLSLLLQRLPTLLFRRWDCLFGSWGYPDAVAVAAVAKLTGIPMIAKVHGSDVNVFTREPARRAQICWALNHSSHVVAVSQALADRLAELGVDRARTTVLYNGVDPVRFHPVPRAEARRALGFADDERVILYVGNILASKGCMDLMEAFGRLRERLPGLTLVYVGAGPLVRALTERAAAMGATGRVRFAGRLAHEQIVQWFGAADVFCLPSHAEGVPNVVLESMACGTPVVSTRVGGIPEVLPDYAGAMVQAQDTAALESALFTALHTEWDRERIVEHARGFDWDKNVTRLRELIEHAAQRAQAPLTP; via the coding sequence ATGCGCTTGCGCGTTCTGATCGTCACCAACCTCTTTGCCGACCCGTTCAACGCGTCGCGCGCCACCTTCAACCAGCAGCAGTTCGGCCGTCTGGCCGGGCAGGTCGACCTCACGGTGATGGTGCCCGTGTCGTGGCTGGAGGTGATCAGGCAACCGCTGGCCTACCGGCGGTTGCGGCGCGAGACGCTCGAGCGCTGGCCCTTTGCCGACTACGTGATCTATTGGTACGTGCCGGGCATCGGTCGGCGCTTTCACGCGGCCTTCCTGTTTCTGTCGCTACTGTTGCAGCGCCTGCCCACCTTGCTCTTCAGGCGCTGGGATTGCCTGTTCGGGAGTTGGGGCTACCCGGATGCCGTCGCCGTGGCTGCCGTCGCGAAGCTGACCGGCATACCGATGATCGCGAAGGTGCACGGCTCCGATGTCAACGTCTTCACGCGAGAGCCCGCGCGGCGAGCGCAGATCTGCTGGGCGCTGAACCACTCTAGCCACGTGGTGGCAGTCAGCCAGGCACTGGCAGACCGGCTCGCCGAACTGGGCGTGGACCGGGCGCGAACCACGGTGCTCTACAACGGGGTCGACCCGGTGCGCTTCCATCCCGTTCCGCGTGCCGAAGCCCGGCGCGCCTTGGGGTTTGCCGACGATGAACGGGTCATTCTGTATGTCGGCAACATCCTGGCGAGCAAGGGTTGCATGGACCTGATGGAGGCGTTCGGGCGGCTGCGCGAGCGCCTGCCGGGCCTCACGCTGGTCTACGTCGGAGCCGGGCCGCTGGTGCGCGCACTGACAGAGCGGGCGGCAGCGATGGGAGCCACCGGTCGAGTCCGCTTCGCCGGCAGGCTGGCACACGAGCAGATCGTGCAGTGGTTCGGTGCTGCGGACGTGTTCTGCCTGCCCAGCCATGCGGAGGGCGTGCCCAACGTCGTGCTCGAATCGATGGCCTGCGGGACGCCGGTGGTCAGCACGCGCGTGGGCGGCATTCCCGAAGTCCTGCCCGACTATGCCGGCGCGATGGTGCAGGCCCAGGACACGGCTGCACTCGAATCGGCATTGTTCACAGCATTGCACACCGAATGGGACCGCGAACGCATCGTCGAACATGCACGTGGCTTCGATTGGGATAAAAACGTGACCCGGCTGCGAGAACTGATCGAGCACGCCGCCCAACGCGCGCAGGCGCCCCTCACACCATGA
- a CDS encoding glycosyltransferase, translated as MRIAHVVESLDIGGLEHVVVALAAAQRARGHEVRIICLWRRGALAERAELAGVRVECCDKKSGLDAQALRRMRTLLREFGGDVLHTHNPMAHYYAVAASLGLGISRVLNSRHGMGSGELSARREKLYRLALLATDHAVSVCDAARQRFVAHGVMPARKASVVRNGIDLSRFVARNEAAGAALRTALGLPDEVVLFGTVGRLNEAKQQGRLLVALRTLLDSGVPAALVIAGDGELRAALESQTDSLGLRERVRLLGARNDVPDLLAAMDVFVLPSRTEGYSLALVEASAAALPIIATAVGGNAEIVHDGVTGRVIPAGDDDRLAAAMRELALDAPRRASLGAQARAWALREGSLDAMCDGYQRLYGETEQSSAARLRDGISA; from the coding sequence ATGAGGATCGCGCACGTCGTCGAGAGCCTGGATATCGGTGGTCTGGAGCACGTGGTCGTGGCGCTCGCCGCCGCCCAGCGTGCACGCGGGCACGAGGTGCGCATCATCTGCCTGTGGCGGCGTGGCGCCCTGGCCGAACGTGCCGAACTTGCAGGCGTGCGCGTCGAGTGCTGCGACAAGAAGTCGGGGCTGGACGCTCAGGCGCTGCGGCGCATGAGGACGCTGCTGCGCGAATTCGGTGGCGATGTCCTGCACACGCACAACCCGATGGCCCATTACTACGCCGTGGCAGCGTCGCTGGGCCTGGGCATTTCCCGCGTGCTCAACTCCCGCCACGGTATGGGCTCCGGTGAGCTTTCGGCGCGTCGCGAGAAGCTCTATCGGCTGGCGCTGCTGGCCACCGATCATGCGGTCAGCGTCTGCGATGCGGCGCGGCAGCGCTTCGTCGCGCACGGCGTGATGCCGGCGCGCAAGGCCAGCGTGGTGCGCAACGGCATCGACCTCTCGCGGTTCGTTGCCCGCAACGAGGCCGCTGGCGCCGCCTTGCGCACGGCACTGGGGCTGCCCGACGAGGTGGTCCTGTTCGGCACGGTCGGCCGTCTGAACGAGGCCAAGCAGCAGGGTCGGTTGCTCGTCGCCCTGCGCACCCTACTCGACAGCGGCGTGCCTGCGGCCCTGGTCATCGCTGGCGACGGCGAACTGCGCGCCGCACTCGAGTCGCAGACGGACAGTCTGGGCCTGCGCGAACGCGTCAGGCTGCTCGGTGCGCGCAACGACGTGCCGGACCTGCTCGCTGCGATGGATGTCTTCGTGTTGCCGTCACGCACCGAGGGCTACTCGCTGGCGCTGGTCGAAGCGAGCGCCGCGGCCCTGCCGATCATCGCGACCGCCGTCGGTGGCAATGCCGAGATCGTGCACGACGGCGTCACCGGCCGGGTCATTCCGGCGGGCGACGACGATCGTCTCGCCGCCGCCATGCGCGAACTCGCGCTGGATGCCCCGAGGCGAGCGTCGCTGGGCGCGCAGGCGCGAGCCTGGGCCCTGCGGGAAGGCTCGCTCGACGCCATGTGCGATGGCTACCAGCGCCTGTACGGCGAGACCGAGCAATCCTCGGCCGCGCGCTTGCGCGATGGCATCTCGGCTTAG
- a CDS encoding glycosyltransferase family 2 protein, which yields MIAVEIVFWLAALAIVYTYFLYPVVLMLLSALKQLRADLRYVSQGATRRPLQGNEHLPTVAVLVAAYNEERHIAERIRNLLACDYPPELLRIYIGSDGSSDATNRLVDEARHERIVFRPFEQRRGKPSVINDLAALAKEDILVFTDANTSFEPDAVRRLVRHFSDPSIGCVSGELRLVAGSKNENPDNVYWRYERVLKFFEGRLGALLGANGGVYGLRREHYRPIPPDTIVDDFSISVALIEQGLRCHYDPEARATEEIPPRISDEFRRRVRIGIGNYQALRRHVGLLHPRHGYAALAFLSHKCLRWFAPHCMVIALLTNLVLAAGHPVYRALLVFQVLFYLLAAVGHVAGKGGAVPKLLRLPVFFVSMNMALLVGYYRYLTGGFSGTWARTAR from the coding sequence ATGATCGCCGTCGAGATCGTCTTCTGGCTGGCCGCCCTGGCCATCGTGTACACGTACTTCCTGTACCCCGTGGTGCTGATGCTGCTGAGCGCGCTCAAGCAGCTGCGCGCCGACCTGCGCTACGTCTCGCAGGGTGCCACGCGCCGCCCGTTGCAGGGCAACGAGCATCTGCCCACGGTGGCCGTGCTGGTGGCTGCCTACAACGAGGAACGGCATATCGCCGAACGAATCCGCAACCTCCTGGCCTGCGACTACCCGCCGGAGCTCCTGCGCATCTACATCGGCTCGGACGGTTCTTCAGACGCGACCAATCGGCTCGTGGACGAAGCCCGGCACGAGCGCATCGTGTTCCGCCCGTTCGAGCAACGTCGTGGCAAGCCTTCGGTGATCAACGATCTCGCTGCGCTGGCCAAAGAAGACATTCTTGTGTTCACGGACGCCAACACCTCGTTCGAACCCGACGCCGTGCGCCGGCTTGTGCGGCACTTCTCGGATCCGAGCATCGGTTGCGTGTCGGGCGAACTGAGGCTGGTGGCGGGCTCGAAGAACGAGAACCCCGACAACGTCTATTGGCGCTACGAGCGCGTGCTGAAGTTCTTCGAGGGGCGGCTCGGAGCCCTGCTGGGTGCCAACGGCGGCGTGTACGGATTGCGGCGCGAGCACTACCGGCCCATCCCACCCGACACCATCGTCGACGACTTCTCGATCTCCGTGGCCCTGATCGAGCAGGGGCTTCGATGCCACTACGACCCGGAAGCGCGCGCGACGGAAGAGATTCCACCGCGCATATCAGACGAGTTCCGTCGCCGCGTTCGCATCGGCATCGGCAACTACCAGGCGCTGCGCCGGCATGTCGGCTTGCTGCACCCGCGACATGGTTACGCGGCGCTGGCTTTTCTGTCGCACAAGTGCCTGCGCTGGTTTGCGCCGCACTGCATGGTGATCGCACTGCTCACCAACTTGGTGCTCGCGGCGGGCCATCCGGTGTACCGAGCGCTGCTCGTGTTCCAGGTCCTGTTCTATCTGCTGGCCGCGGTCGGCCACGTGGCGGGCAAGGGCGGCGCAGTGCCGAAACTGCTGCGGCTGCCGGTGTTCTTCGTGAGCATGAACATGGCATTGTTGGTGGGGTACTACCGCTATTTGACCGGTGGCTTCTCCGGCACGTGGGCACGAACGGCCCGCTGA